The Acropora palmata chromosome 10, jaAcrPala1.3, whole genome shotgun sequence genome contains a region encoding:
- the LOC141894875 gene encoding microcephalin-like isoform X2, which yields MERRKRALSLKTAGKNRTTQEGQAENATSETSNGKRGILKDTELNRSNVEGFGAAPSRRGSYLETLEKPHDQNERLNFHCSFENDDSPGQEIQIPCTQLVLPDKILEGVIAFIEVRSNTENRFDGISKQVEMLGAKVSKKFTPDVTHVIFKEGKKATKERALKKGIHLVSVLWVESCRQSGKRISEDLFPVVESSEVGSPLMVGRLRRTKSMQPKAFEEDVQNSADRGERKRKRKLQASNVTPSAVILCAETQDPHSPIGSNPMWTPHMVPDTPCRGLAATTGSEDKPIGAIKFSESDSDQSEEGSDDTPSSIRKMKKRLLSKSTPTRPPSLTLPELGMTPKARVHQSSNEVFLTGSAQGKKRKRQDSPVEDTQDLIATEKNGRDFVGERTNAAGKLKVKTGSEDKEEMNTEGTREMTDAIDAKNRDRGTGTNERLTKTPKKREAKTKEKTDISQEDDLSQMFKEEDAELRVSPSNKSGGSVKKGFSKTARLVGKVDTVEDFSDLNENKVKSERETGKKEHCLKKETGNSGKRKIIKEKSVKQEKVVSEDKLENLVRLDKLDCRVNGHESGKASDEGHDVDAKIKKECKESKGKNGKIYSEANVEDDKETCTEEEGQQPEESENGIVRKHKTKAVKKVKPKRSIVMTSMHFNEQDIVLSVARKLGGFFIEDRVSPTTTHVIAGSPRRTLNVLMAIAQGCWLVSPVWVMKSLEVGRWVDEEPYELSEAFPAAQLCRLERISAGVDYRQELFTECPPIFVSENCSPPSDSLIMLISLCGGKYHRPREFSHSREIMIALPLFTRLHYPACRLALYRLCFEHSSQTPTRNKSQLLKTIQ from the exons ATGGAACGAAGGAAAAGAGCTCTGAGCCTCAAAACGGCCGGGAAAAACAGAACGACCCAG GAGGGGCAAGCAGAGAATGCAACAAGTGAAACCAGCAATGGCAAAAGGGGAATTTTAAAAGATACTGAGCTTAACAGATCAAATGTTGAAGGTTTTGGGGCAGCACCCTCAAGACGAGGCAGCTATCTGGAAACTCTTGAAAAGCCACATGATCaaaatgaaaggttaaactttcattgttcatttgaaaatgatgacagtCCTGGACAGGAAATCCAGATTCCATGTACTCAGCTGGTGTTACCAGATAAGATACTTGAAG GTGTCATTGCATTCATTGAAGTACGCTCAAACACTGAAAACAGATTTGATGGGATATCTAAACAGGTGGAAATGCTTGGAGCAAAG GTTTCAAAAAAGTTCACTCCAGATGTCACACATGTG ATATTCAAAGAGGGCAAGAAAGCCACAAAAGAAAGAGCCTTAAAGAAAGGCATCCACCTTGTTTCAGTGTTATGGGTGGAGAGCTGTCGGCAGAGTGGGAAGCGCATATCTGAAGACCTCTTCCCGGTTGTCGAATCTTCTGAAGTAGGTTCACCCCTGATGGTTGGACGACTTCGAAGGACAAAATCCATGCAACCAAAAGCATTTGAGGAGGATGTTCAGAACAGTGCAG ATAGAGGAGaacgaaaaaggaaaaggaagcTACAAGCATCAAATGTGACCCCATCTG CCGTCATTCTCTGTGCAGAAACTCAAGACCCACATAGTCCG ATTGGTTCCAACCCCATGTGGACACCGCACATGGTGCCAGACACACCCTGTCGTGGGCTAGCAGCAACAACTG GCTCAGAAGACAAACCGATAGGAGCAATCAAATTCAGTGAGAGCGATTCGGACCAATCGGAAGAAGGCAGTGATGATACCCCATCAAGCATTAGAAAAATGAAGAAGAGGCTCTTGAGTAAAAGCACTCCTACCAGACCCCCTAGCCTCACCCTGCCAGAGCTAGGAATGACACCAAAGGCTCGCGTACATCAATCATCAAACGAAGTGTTCCTAACAG GCTCAGCGCAAGGAAAGAAACGGAAAAGGCAAGATTCTCCCGTAGAGGATACCCAAGACTTAATAGCAACAGAGAAAAATGGAAGAGACTTTGTAGGTGAAAGAACTAACGCTGCAGGCAAGTTGAAAGTGAAGACAGGCAGTGAGGACAAAGAGGAGATGAATACCGAAGGAACAAGAGAGA TGACTGACGCTATTGACGCCAAAAACAGGGACCGAGGCACGGGTACAAACGAAAGGCTGACCAAAACTCCAAAGAAAAGGGAAGCAAAGACCAAGGAAAAAACAGACATTTCGCAAGAAGACGACTTGAGTCAAATGTTTAAGGAAGAGGACGCAGAATTGCGTGTTTCTCCTTCAAATAAGAGCGGTGGTTCTGTGAAAAAGGGATTTTCAAAAACAGCAAGATTGGTGGGAAAAGTCGACACAGTAGAAGATTTTAGTGATTTAAAcgaaaacaaagtgaaaagtGAACGCGAAACCGGGAAAAAGGAGCATTGTTTAAAGAAGGAAACAGGCAACTCAGGTAAACGAAAGATAATCAAGGAGAAATCGGTTAAGCAAGAAAAAGTGGTCAGTGaggacaaacttgaaaatctGGTCCGTCTGGACAAACTGGATTGCCGGGTGAACGGACATGAAAGTGGGAAGGCAAGTGATGAAGGACATGACGTTGACGCAAAGATTAAGAAAGAATGCAAggaaagcaaaggaaaaaatggaaaaatatacTCAGAAGCTAACGTAGAAGACGACAAGGAAACGTGTACTGAAGAGGAAGGACAGCAACCTGAAGAGAGTGAGAACGGAATTGTGAGGAAACATAAAACCAAAGCGGTTAAAAAAGTTAAG CCGAAACGCTCGATTGTGATGACCAGCATGCATTTTAA cgagCAGGACATTGTTTTGTCCGTTGCCCGAAAGTTGGGCGGCTTTTTCATCGAGGATCGCGTCTCTCCCACGACTACTCACGTGATCGCCGGGAGTCCTCGCCGAACATTAAACGTTCTGATGGCTATTGCTCAAGGCTGCTGGCTTGTGTCGCCTGTGTGG GTAATGAAATCTCTGGAAGTTGGCCGCTGGGTGGATGAAGAACCTTACGAGTTATCAGAAGCTTTTCCTGCAGCACAG CTGTGCCGACTTGAGCGAATCAGCGCTGGGGTAGACTATCGCCAGGAATTGTTTACTGAGTGTCCCCCAATATTTGTGTCAGAGAATTGCTCTCCTCCGAGCGATTCACTCATTATGCTTATCAGCCTCTGTGGTGGAAAG TACCACCGACCACGAGAATTTTCCCACAGTAGGGAAATAATGATAGCTTTGCCTCTCTTTACCAG ATTGCATTACCCAGCATGTCGTCTTGCCCTTTACAGACTATGCTTTGAACACTCCAGCCAAACGCCGACGAGAAACAAGTCCCAGCTATTAAAGACTATACAGTAA
- the LOC141894875 gene encoding microcephalin-like isoform X3, whose amino-acid sequence MERRKRALSLKTAGKNRTTQEGQAENATSETSNGKRGILKDTELNRSNVEGFGAAPSRRGSYLETLEKPHDQNERLNFHCSFENDDSPGQEIQIPCTQLVLPDKILEGVIAFIEVRSNTENRFDGISKQVEMLGAKVSKKFTPDVTHVIFKEGKKATKERALKKGIHLVSVLWVESCRQSGKRISEDLFPVVESSEVGSPLMVGRLRRTKSMQPKAFEEDVQNSADRGERKRKRKLQASNVTPSETQDPHSPIGSNPMWTPHMVPDTPCRGLAATTGSEDKPIGAIKFSESDSDQSEEGSDDTPSSIRKMKKRLLSKSTPTRPPSLTLPELGMTPKARVHQSSNEVFLTGSAQGKKRKRQDSPVEDTQDLIATEKNGRDFVGERTNAAGKLKVKTGSEDKEEMNTEGTREMTDAIDAKNRDRGTGTNERLTKTPKKREAKTKEKTDISQEDDLSQMFKEEDAELRVSPSNKSGGSVKKGFSKTARLVGKVDTVEDFSDLNENKVKSERETGKKEHCLKKETGNSGKRKIIKEKSVKQEKVVSEDKLENLVRLDKLDCRVNGHESGKASDEGHDVDAKIKKECKESKGKNGKIYSEANVEDDKETCTEEEGQQPEESENGIVRKHKTKAVKKVKPKRSIVMTSMHFNEQDIVLSVARKLGGFFIEDRVSPTTTHVIAGSPRRTLNVLMAIAQGCWLVSPVWVMKSLEVGRWVDEEPYELSEAFPAAQLCRLERISAGVDYRQELFTECPPIFVSENCSPPSDSLIMLISLCGGKVSSSVRKAGICLGSMTRSTQAVNITEQWLLDCITQHVVLPFTDYALNTPAKRRRETSPSY is encoded by the exons ATGGAACGAAGGAAAAGAGCTCTGAGCCTCAAAACGGCCGGGAAAAACAGAACGACCCAG GAGGGGCAAGCAGAGAATGCAACAAGTGAAACCAGCAATGGCAAAAGGGGAATTTTAAAAGATACTGAGCTTAACAGATCAAATGTTGAAGGTTTTGGGGCAGCACCCTCAAGACGAGGCAGCTATCTGGAAACTCTTGAAAAGCCACATGATCaaaatgaaaggttaaactttcattgttcatttgaaaatgatgacagtCCTGGACAGGAAATCCAGATTCCATGTACTCAGCTGGTGTTACCAGATAAGATACTTGAAG GTGTCATTGCATTCATTGAAGTACGCTCAAACACTGAAAACAGATTTGATGGGATATCTAAACAGGTGGAAATGCTTGGAGCAAAG GTTTCAAAAAAGTTCACTCCAGATGTCACACATGTG ATATTCAAAGAGGGCAAGAAAGCCACAAAAGAAAGAGCCTTAAAGAAAGGCATCCACCTTGTTTCAGTGTTATGGGTGGAGAGCTGTCGGCAGAGTGGGAAGCGCATATCTGAAGACCTCTTCCCGGTTGTCGAATCTTCTGAAGTAGGTTCACCCCTGATGGTTGGACGACTTCGAAGGACAAAATCCATGCAACCAAAAGCATTTGAGGAGGATGTTCAGAACAGTGCAG ATAGAGGAGaacgaaaaaggaaaaggaagcTACAAGCATCAAATGTGACCCCATCTG AAACTCAAGACCCACATAGTCCG ATTGGTTCCAACCCCATGTGGACACCGCACATGGTGCCAGACACACCCTGTCGTGGGCTAGCAGCAACAACTG GCTCAGAAGACAAACCGATAGGAGCAATCAAATTCAGTGAGAGCGATTCGGACCAATCGGAAGAAGGCAGTGATGATACCCCATCAAGCATTAGAAAAATGAAGAAGAGGCTCTTGAGTAAAAGCACTCCTACCAGACCCCCTAGCCTCACCCTGCCAGAGCTAGGAATGACACCAAAGGCTCGCGTACATCAATCATCAAACGAAGTGTTCCTAACAG GCTCAGCGCAAGGAAAGAAACGGAAAAGGCAAGATTCTCCCGTAGAGGATACCCAAGACTTAATAGCAACAGAGAAAAATGGAAGAGACTTTGTAGGTGAAAGAACTAACGCTGCAGGCAAGTTGAAAGTGAAGACAGGCAGTGAGGACAAAGAGGAGATGAATACCGAAGGAACAAGAGAGA TGACTGACGCTATTGACGCCAAAAACAGGGACCGAGGCACGGGTACAAACGAAAGGCTGACCAAAACTCCAAAGAAAAGGGAAGCAAAGACCAAGGAAAAAACAGACATTTCGCAAGAAGACGACTTGAGTCAAATGTTTAAGGAAGAGGACGCAGAATTGCGTGTTTCTCCTTCAAATAAGAGCGGTGGTTCTGTGAAAAAGGGATTTTCAAAAACAGCAAGATTGGTGGGAAAAGTCGACACAGTAGAAGATTTTAGTGATTTAAAcgaaaacaaagtgaaaagtGAACGCGAAACCGGGAAAAAGGAGCATTGTTTAAAGAAGGAAACAGGCAACTCAGGTAAACGAAAGATAATCAAGGAGAAATCGGTTAAGCAAGAAAAAGTGGTCAGTGaggacaaacttgaaaatctGGTCCGTCTGGACAAACTGGATTGCCGGGTGAACGGACATGAAAGTGGGAAGGCAAGTGATGAAGGACATGACGTTGACGCAAAGATTAAGAAAGAATGCAAggaaagcaaaggaaaaaatggaaaaatatacTCAGAAGCTAACGTAGAAGACGACAAGGAAACGTGTACTGAAGAGGAAGGACAGCAACCTGAAGAGAGTGAGAACGGAATTGTGAGGAAACATAAAACCAAAGCGGTTAAAAAAGTTAAG CCGAAACGCTCGATTGTGATGACCAGCATGCATTTTAA cgagCAGGACATTGTTTTGTCCGTTGCCCGAAAGTTGGGCGGCTTTTTCATCGAGGATCGCGTCTCTCCCACGACTACTCACGTGATCGCCGGGAGTCCTCGCCGAACATTAAACGTTCTGATGGCTATTGCTCAAGGCTGCTGGCTTGTGTCGCCTGTGTGG GTAATGAAATCTCTGGAAGTTGGCCGCTGGGTGGATGAAGAACCTTACGAGTTATCAGAAGCTTTTCCTGCAGCACAG CTGTGCCGACTTGAGCGAATCAGCGCTGGGGTAGACTATCGCCAGGAATTGTTTACTGAGTGTCCCCCAATATTTGTGTCAGAGAATTGCTCTCCTCCGAGCGATTCACTCATTATGCTTATCAGCCTCTGTGGTGGAAAG GTGAGCTCTTCTGTAAGGAAAGCTGGCATCTGCCTTGGATCAATGACACGAAGCACACAAGCTGTCAACATTACTGAACAATGGCTGCTAG ATTGCATTACCCAGCATGTCGTCTTGCCCTTTACAGACTATGCTTTGAACACTCCAGCCAAACGCCGACGAGAAACAAGTCCCAGCTATTAA
- the LOC141894875 gene encoding microcephalin-like isoform X4: MERRKRALSLKTAGKNRTTQEGQAENATSETSNGKRGILKDTELNRSNVEGFGAAPSRRGSYLETLEKPHDQNERLNFHCSFENDDSPGQEIQIPCTQLVLPDKILEGVIAFIEVRSNTENRFDGISKQVEMLGAKVSKKFTPDVTHVIFKEGKKATKERALKKGIHLVSVLWVESCRQSGKRISEDLFPVVESSEVGSPLMVGRLRRTKSMQPKAFEEDVQNSADRGERKRKRKLQASNVTPSAVILCAETQDPHSPIGSNPMWTPHMVPDTPCRGLAATTGSEDKPIGAIKFSESDSDQSEEGSDDTPSSIRKMKKRLLSKSTPTRPPSLTLPELGMTPKARVHQSSNEVFLTGSAQGKKRKRQDSPVEDTQDLIATEKNGRDFVGERTNAAVTDAIDAKNRDRGTGTNERLTKTPKKREAKTKEKTDISQEDDLSQMFKEEDAELRVSPSNKSGGSVKKGFSKTARLVGKVDTVEDFSDLNENKVKSERETGKKEHCLKKETGNSGKRKIIKEKSVKQEKVVSEDKLENLVRLDKLDCRVNGHESGKASDEGHDVDAKIKKECKESKGKNGKIYSEANVEDDKETCTEEEGQQPEESENGIVRKHKTKAVKKVKPKRSIVMTSMHFNEQDIVLSVARKLGGFFIEDRVSPTTTHVIAGSPRRTLNVLMAIAQGCWLVSPVWVMKSLEVGRWVDEEPYELSEAFPAAQLCRLERISAGVDYRQELFTECPPIFVSENCSPPSDSLIMLISLCGGKVSSSVRKAGICLGSMTRSTQAVNITEQWLLDCITQHVVLPFTDYALNTPAKRRRETSPSY; the protein is encoded by the exons ATGGAACGAAGGAAAAGAGCTCTGAGCCTCAAAACGGCCGGGAAAAACAGAACGACCCAG GAGGGGCAAGCAGAGAATGCAACAAGTGAAACCAGCAATGGCAAAAGGGGAATTTTAAAAGATACTGAGCTTAACAGATCAAATGTTGAAGGTTTTGGGGCAGCACCCTCAAGACGAGGCAGCTATCTGGAAACTCTTGAAAAGCCACATGATCaaaatgaaaggttaaactttcattgttcatttgaaaatgatgacagtCCTGGACAGGAAATCCAGATTCCATGTACTCAGCTGGTGTTACCAGATAAGATACTTGAAG GTGTCATTGCATTCATTGAAGTACGCTCAAACACTGAAAACAGATTTGATGGGATATCTAAACAGGTGGAAATGCTTGGAGCAAAG GTTTCAAAAAAGTTCACTCCAGATGTCACACATGTG ATATTCAAAGAGGGCAAGAAAGCCACAAAAGAAAGAGCCTTAAAGAAAGGCATCCACCTTGTTTCAGTGTTATGGGTGGAGAGCTGTCGGCAGAGTGGGAAGCGCATATCTGAAGACCTCTTCCCGGTTGTCGAATCTTCTGAAGTAGGTTCACCCCTGATGGTTGGACGACTTCGAAGGACAAAATCCATGCAACCAAAAGCATTTGAGGAGGATGTTCAGAACAGTGCAG ATAGAGGAGaacgaaaaaggaaaaggaagcTACAAGCATCAAATGTGACCCCATCTG CCGTCATTCTCTGTGCAGAAACTCAAGACCCACATAGTCCG ATTGGTTCCAACCCCATGTGGACACCGCACATGGTGCCAGACACACCCTGTCGTGGGCTAGCAGCAACAACTG GCTCAGAAGACAAACCGATAGGAGCAATCAAATTCAGTGAGAGCGATTCGGACCAATCGGAAGAAGGCAGTGATGATACCCCATCAAGCATTAGAAAAATGAAGAAGAGGCTCTTGAGTAAAAGCACTCCTACCAGACCCCCTAGCCTCACCCTGCCAGAGCTAGGAATGACACCAAAGGCTCGCGTACATCAATCATCAAACGAAGTGTTCCTAACAG GCTCAGCGCAAGGAAAGAAACGGAAAAGGCAAGATTCTCCCGTAGAGGATACCCAAGACTTAATAGCAACAGAGAAAAATGGAAGAGACTTTGTAGGTGAAAGAACTAACGCTGCAG TGACTGACGCTATTGACGCCAAAAACAGGGACCGAGGCACGGGTACAAACGAAAGGCTGACCAAAACTCCAAAGAAAAGGGAAGCAAAGACCAAGGAAAAAACAGACATTTCGCAAGAAGACGACTTGAGTCAAATGTTTAAGGAAGAGGACGCAGAATTGCGTGTTTCTCCTTCAAATAAGAGCGGTGGTTCTGTGAAAAAGGGATTTTCAAAAACAGCAAGATTGGTGGGAAAAGTCGACACAGTAGAAGATTTTAGTGATTTAAAcgaaaacaaagtgaaaagtGAACGCGAAACCGGGAAAAAGGAGCATTGTTTAAAGAAGGAAACAGGCAACTCAGGTAAACGAAAGATAATCAAGGAGAAATCGGTTAAGCAAGAAAAAGTGGTCAGTGaggacaaacttgaaaatctGGTCCGTCTGGACAAACTGGATTGCCGGGTGAACGGACATGAAAGTGGGAAGGCAAGTGATGAAGGACATGACGTTGACGCAAAGATTAAGAAAGAATGCAAggaaagcaaaggaaaaaatggaaaaatatacTCAGAAGCTAACGTAGAAGACGACAAGGAAACGTGTACTGAAGAGGAAGGACAGCAACCTGAAGAGAGTGAGAACGGAATTGTGAGGAAACATAAAACCAAAGCGGTTAAAAAAGTTAAG CCGAAACGCTCGATTGTGATGACCAGCATGCATTTTAA cgagCAGGACATTGTTTTGTCCGTTGCCCGAAAGTTGGGCGGCTTTTTCATCGAGGATCGCGTCTCTCCCACGACTACTCACGTGATCGCCGGGAGTCCTCGCCGAACATTAAACGTTCTGATGGCTATTGCTCAAGGCTGCTGGCTTGTGTCGCCTGTGTGG GTAATGAAATCTCTGGAAGTTGGCCGCTGGGTGGATGAAGAACCTTACGAGTTATCAGAAGCTTTTCCTGCAGCACAG CTGTGCCGACTTGAGCGAATCAGCGCTGGGGTAGACTATCGCCAGGAATTGTTTACTGAGTGTCCCCCAATATTTGTGTCAGAGAATTGCTCTCCTCCGAGCGATTCACTCATTATGCTTATCAGCCTCTGTGGTGGAAAG GTGAGCTCTTCTGTAAGGAAAGCTGGCATCTGCCTTGGATCAATGACACGAAGCACACAAGCTGTCAACATTACTGAACAATGGCTGCTAG ATTGCATTACCCAGCATGTCGTCTTGCCCTTTACAGACTATGCTTTGAACACTCCAGCCAAACGCCGACGAGAAACAAGTCCCAGCTATTAA
- the LOC141894875 gene encoding microcephalin-like isoform X1 has translation MERRKRALSLKTAGKNRTTQEGQAENATSETSNGKRGILKDTELNRSNVEGFGAAPSRRGSYLETLEKPHDQNERLNFHCSFENDDSPGQEIQIPCTQLVLPDKILEGVIAFIEVRSNTENRFDGISKQVEMLGAKVSKKFTPDVTHVIFKEGKKATKERALKKGIHLVSVLWVESCRQSGKRISEDLFPVVESSEVGSPLMVGRLRRTKSMQPKAFEEDVQNSADRGERKRKRKLQASNVTPSAVILCAETQDPHSPIGSNPMWTPHMVPDTPCRGLAATTGSEDKPIGAIKFSESDSDQSEEGSDDTPSSIRKMKKRLLSKSTPTRPPSLTLPELGMTPKARVHQSSNEVFLTGSAQGKKRKRQDSPVEDTQDLIATEKNGRDFVGERTNAAGKLKVKTGSEDKEEMNTEGTREMTDAIDAKNRDRGTGTNERLTKTPKKREAKTKEKTDISQEDDLSQMFKEEDAELRVSPSNKSGGSVKKGFSKTARLVGKVDTVEDFSDLNENKVKSERETGKKEHCLKKETGNSGKRKIIKEKSVKQEKVVSEDKLENLVRLDKLDCRVNGHESGKASDEGHDVDAKIKKECKESKGKNGKIYSEANVEDDKETCTEEEGQQPEESENGIVRKHKTKAVKKVKPKRSIVMTSMHFNEQDIVLSVARKLGGFFIEDRVSPTTTHVIAGSPRRTLNVLMAIAQGCWLVSPVWVMKSLEVGRWVDEEPYELSEAFPAAQLCRLERISAGVDYRQELFTECPPIFVSENCSPPSDSLIMLISLCGGKVSSSVRKAGICLGSMTRSTQAVNITEQWLLDCITQHVVLPFTDYALNTPAKRRRETSPSY, from the exons ATGGAACGAAGGAAAAGAGCTCTGAGCCTCAAAACGGCCGGGAAAAACAGAACGACCCAG GAGGGGCAAGCAGAGAATGCAACAAGTGAAACCAGCAATGGCAAAAGGGGAATTTTAAAAGATACTGAGCTTAACAGATCAAATGTTGAAGGTTTTGGGGCAGCACCCTCAAGACGAGGCAGCTATCTGGAAACTCTTGAAAAGCCACATGATCaaaatgaaaggttaaactttcattgttcatttgaaaatgatgacagtCCTGGACAGGAAATCCAGATTCCATGTACTCAGCTGGTGTTACCAGATAAGATACTTGAAG GTGTCATTGCATTCATTGAAGTACGCTCAAACACTGAAAACAGATTTGATGGGATATCTAAACAGGTGGAAATGCTTGGAGCAAAG GTTTCAAAAAAGTTCACTCCAGATGTCACACATGTG ATATTCAAAGAGGGCAAGAAAGCCACAAAAGAAAGAGCCTTAAAGAAAGGCATCCACCTTGTTTCAGTGTTATGGGTGGAGAGCTGTCGGCAGAGTGGGAAGCGCATATCTGAAGACCTCTTCCCGGTTGTCGAATCTTCTGAAGTAGGTTCACCCCTGATGGTTGGACGACTTCGAAGGACAAAATCCATGCAACCAAAAGCATTTGAGGAGGATGTTCAGAACAGTGCAG ATAGAGGAGaacgaaaaaggaaaaggaagcTACAAGCATCAAATGTGACCCCATCTG CCGTCATTCTCTGTGCAGAAACTCAAGACCCACATAGTCCG ATTGGTTCCAACCCCATGTGGACACCGCACATGGTGCCAGACACACCCTGTCGTGGGCTAGCAGCAACAACTG GCTCAGAAGACAAACCGATAGGAGCAATCAAATTCAGTGAGAGCGATTCGGACCAATCGGAAGAAGGCAGTGATGATACCCCATCAAGCATTAGAAAAATGAAGAAGAGGCTCTTGAGTAAAAGCACTCCTACCAGACCCCCTAGCCTCACCCTGCCAGAGCTAGGAATGACACCAAAGGCTCGCGTACATCAATCATCAAACGAAGTGTTCCTAACAG GCTCAGCGCAAGGAAAGAAACGGAAAAGGCAAGATTCTCCCGTAGAGGATACCCAAGACTTAATAGCAACAGAGAAAAATGGAAGAGACTTTGTAGGTGAAAGAACTAACGCTGCAGGCAAGTTGAAAGTGAAGACAGGCAGTGAGGACAAAGAGGAGATGAATACCGAAGGAACAAGAGAGA TGACTGACGCTATTGACGCCAAAAACAGGGACCGAGGCACGGGTACAAACGAAAGGCTGACCAAAACTCCAAAGAAAAGGGAAGCAAAGACCAAGGAAAAAACAGACATTTCGCAAGAAGACGACTTGAGTCAAATGTTTAAGGAAGAGGACGCAGAATTGCGTGTTTCTCCTTCAAATAAGAGCGGTGGTTCTGTGAAAAAGGGATTTTCAAAAACAGCAAGATTGGTGGGAAAAGTCGACACAGTAGAAGATTTTAGTGATTTAAAcgaaaacaaagtgaaaagtGAACGCGAAACCGGGAAAAAGGAGCATTGTTTAAAGAAGGAAACAGGCAACTCAGGTAAACGAAAGATAATCAAGGAGAAATCGGTTAAGCAAGAAAAAGTGGTCAGTGaggacaaacttgaaaatctGGTCCGTCTGGACAAACTGGATTGCCGGGTGAACGGACATGAAAGTGGGAAGGCAAGTGATGAAGGACATGACGTTGACGCAAAGATTAAGAAAGAATGCAAggaaagcaaaggaaaaaatggaaaaatatacTCAGAAGCTAACGTAGAAGACGACAAGGAAACGTGTACTGAAGAGGAAGGACAGCAACCTGAAGAGAGTGAGAACGGAATTGTGAGGAAACATAAAACCAAAGCGGTTAAAAAAGTTAAG CCGAAACGCTCGATTGTGATGACCAGCATGCATTTTAA cgagCAGGACATTGTTTTGTCCGTTGCCCGAAAGTTGGGCGGCTTTTTCATCGAGGATCGCGTCTCTCCCACGACTACTCACGTGATCGCCGGGAGTCCTCGCCGAACATTAAACGTTCTGATGGCTATTGCTCAAGGCTGCTGGCTTGTGTCGCCTGTGTGG GTAATGAAATCTCTGGAAGTTGGCCGCTGGGTGGATGAAGAACCTTACGAGTTATCAGAAGCTTTTCCTGCAGCACAG CTGTGCCGACTTGAGCGAATCAGCGCTGGGGTAGACTATCGCCAGGAATTGTTTACTGAGTGTCCCCCAATATTTGTGTCAGAGAATTGCTCTCCTCCGAGCGATTCACTCATTATGCTTATCAGCCTCTGTGGTGGAAAG GTGAGCTCTTCTGTAAGGAAAGCTGGCATCTGCCTTGGATCAATGACACGAAGCACACAAGCTGTCAACATTACTGAACAATGGCTGCTAG ATTGCATTACCCAGCATGTCGTCTTGCCCTTTACAGACTATGCTTTGAACACTCCAGCCAAACGCCGACGAGAAACAAGTCCCAGCTATTAA